A stretch of Mastacembelus armatus chromosome 1, fMasArm1.2, whole genome shotgun sequence DNA encodes these proteins:
- the LOC113128340 gene encoding uncharacterized protein LOC113128340 encodes MDELRILQVVLLGVVYRGHGWVSGSVLDKTARPGDTVILFCDCRFSAGAYITWFRNCSHENQPSLVMGTKYDSSKRFTNFLNPFPRFHLVKNNLSDSYDLMITNITYSDSGLYYCGTEQGIVEDKTKITGRYVYNYSNVITRILLYSSEPNHETTQDCGLCWMLLFSLCPTFAFASSLLSSLLVYNLCQKKAKKPQLYERRPGNIDQTGRNPEEDVCYTALEIRQTSQRPKVKKTQSSDFSTYSVINTRSELTSETTDII; translated from the exons ATGGATGAGCTGCGTATTCTTCAAGTTGTTCTTCTAG gAGTTGTTTATCGTGGTCATGGTTGGGTTTCTGGGTCAGTGTTGGACAAGACAGCCAGACCAGGAGACACCGTCATTCTGTTCTGTGACTGCAGATTTTCTGCTGGAGCATATATTACATGGTTCAGAAACTGTTCTCATGAGAACCAGCCCTCTCTTGTTATGGGAACAAAATATGACTCAAGCAAACGTTTTACAAATTTCCTTAATCCATTCCCTCGTTTCCACTTGGTGAAGAACAATTTATCTGATTCCTATGACCTGATGATCACGAACATCACTTATTCTGATAGTGGACTCTACTACTGTGGGACCGAACAGGGCATAGTGGAGGATAAGACAAAAATTACTGGGAGATATGTTTATAATTATAGCAATGTCATAACAAGGATCCTACTTT ACTCCAGTGAGCCTAATCATGAGACTACGCAAGACTGTGGTTTGTGCTGGATGctgctgttctctctgtgcCCGACTTTTGCTTTTGcatcctctctgctctcttctcTTCTGGTCTATAACCTGTGTCAGAAAAAAG CTAAAAAACCTCAACTCTATGAGAGAAGACCTGGCAACATAGACCAGACAGGAAGAAATCCG GAAGAAGATGTGTGTTACACTGCACTGGAAATCCGTCAGACATCTCAGAGACCAAAAGTGAAGAAAACCCAGAGTTCAGATTTCAGCACCTATTCTGTAATTAACACACGTAGCGAGCTGACATCTGAAACAACTGATAttatataa